Proteins encoded together in one Kitasatospora albolonga window:
- a CDS encoding K+/H+ antiporter, producing MTVHALNELLLVCSLVLLVAVAAVRISSRSGLPSLLLYLGIGIALGQDGIFDVKFDNAELTQVIGYAALVVILAEGGLGAKWKEVRPVLPAAAVVSTVGVGISVGITAAAAHYLVGLDWRQALIIGAVVSSTDAAAVFSVLRRVPLPSRITGVLEAESGFNDAPVVILVVAFSAVGPVEHWYVLIGEIALELAIGAAIGITVGWLGSLGLRHVALPASGLYPIAVMAIAVMAYAAGAMAHGSGFLAVYLAAMILGNSKLPHWPATRGFADGLGWLAQIGMFVLLGLLVTPHDLVQDFWPAVVVGLVLTMVARPLSVFLSLAPFRLPAREKALMSWAGLRGAVPIILATIPMVSGVEGSTRIFNIVFVLVIVYTLIQGPTLPWVAARLKIAEDRAEADDLGVESAPLERLRGHLLSVDIPEKSRMHGVEVGELRLPAGAAVTLVVREEESFVPSPTTVLRRGDELLVVATDPVRDKAEARLRAVGEGGKLAGWLGTGGGTGPSGTPGNPGPPALAKAPATGGRTGPVGPVGPARPVKRLGAADGASGTDTRHQRG from the coding sequence CTGACTGTCCACGCGCTCAACGAACTCCTGCTCGTCTGCTCGCTCGTCCTTCTCGTCGCCGTGGCGGCGGTACGGATCTCCTCGCGCAGCGGGCTCCCCAGCCTCCTCCTGTATCTCGGCATCGGGATCGCTCTGGGGCAGGACGGCATCTTCGACGTCAAGTTCGACAACGCCGAGCTGACGCAGGTGATCGGTTACGCCGCCCTGGTCGTCATCCTGGCCGAGGGCGGACTCGGGGCGAAGTGGAAAGAGGTCCGTCCCGTCCTGCCCGCCGCCGCGGTGGTCTCGACCGTCGGCGTCGGCATCAGCGTGGGCATCACCGCGGCAGCCGCTCATTACCTCGTCGGGCTGGACTGGCGCCAGGCCCTCATCATCGGCGCGGTCGTCTCCTCCACCGACGCCGCCGCCGTCTTCTCCGTTCTGCGCAGAGTGCCGCTGCCGTCCCGGATCACCGGTGTGCTGGAGGCCGAGTCCGGCTTCAACGACGCCCCCGTGGTCATCCTCGTCGTCGCGTTCTCCGCCGTCGGCCCGGTCGAGCACTGGTACGTCCTGATCGGCGAGATCGCCCTGGAGCTGGCCATCGGCGCCGCCATCGGCATCACGGTGGGCTGGCTGGGCTCCCTGGGGCTGCGGCACGTCGCCCTGCCCGCCTCCGGCCTCTACCCGATCGCCGTCATGGCCATCGCCGTGATGGCGTACGCGGCGGGCGCCATGGCCCACGGCAGCGGGTTCCTCGCCGTCTACCTGGCCGCGATGATCCTCGGCAACTCCAAGCTGCCGCACTGGCCCGCCACCCGGGGCTTCGCGGACGGGCTGGGCTGGCTGGCCCAGATCGGCATGTTCGTGCTGCTCGGCCTGCTGGTCACCCCGCACGACCTGGTCCAGGACTTCTGGCCCGCCGTCGTGGTGGGCCTGGTGCTGACCATGGTGGCCCGGCCGCTGTCGGTCTTCCTGAGCCTGGCGCCGTTCCGGCTGCCCGCGCGCGAGAAGGCCCTGATGTCGTGGGCGGGGCTGCGCGGGGCGGTGCCCATCATCCTGGCGACCATCCCGATGGTCTCCGGGGTGGAGGGCAGCACCAGGATCTTCAACATCGTCTTCGTGCTCGTCATCGTCTACACGCTGATCCAGGGCCCGACCCTGCCCTGGGTCGCGGCCAGGCTGAAGATCGCCGAGGACCGGGCCGAGGCCGACGACCTGGGCGTCGAATCCGCTCCCCTGGAGCGGCTGCGCGGCCACCTGCTGTCGGTGGACATCCCGGAGAAGTCCCGGATGCACGGCGTCGAGGTCGGCGAGCTGCGGCTCCCGGCCGGGGCGGCGGTCACGCTGGTGGTCCGCGAGGAGGAGAGCTTCGTGCCCTCCCCCACCACGGTCCTGCGGCGCGGCGACGAGCTGCTGGTGGTGGCGACCGATCCGGTGCGCGACAAGGCGGAGGCCCGGCTCCGGGCGGTCGGCGAGGGCGGCAAACTGGCGGGCTGGCTGGGCACGGGCGGCGGGACGGGGCCGTCCGGCACACCGGGCAACCCGGGACCGCCGGCGCTCGCGAAGGCCCCGGCGACGGGCGGACGGACGGGACCGGTCGGTCCGGTCGGTCCGGCCAGGCCGGTCAAGAGGCTCGGGGCTGCCGACGGCGCCTCCGGTACGGACACGCGTCATCAGAGAGGTTGA